A single region of the Amia ocellicauda isolate fAmiCal2 chromosome 8, fAmiCal2.hap1, whole genome shotgun sequence genome encodes:
- the LOC136755036 gene encoding growth arrest and DNA damage-inducible protein GADD45 gamma, which yields MTLEEAPQLEEAGSAGTQGAGAALEELLLSAKKQDNLTVGVYESAKVMNVDPDSVSFCVLATEQYECDIALQIHFTLIQAFCFDNDISIVRVNDTRRLAELLGSEEAGEPADAHCVLITSPAESPSGEPALEQLRSFCAESRRRGDWLPAVALPAR from the exons ATGACTCTGGAAGAAGCGCCGCAGCTGGAGGAGGCCGGCAGCGCCGGGACGCAGGGAGCCGGCGCAGCGCTGGAGGAGCTCCTGCTTTCTGCTAAAAAACAAGACAACCTGACGGTGGGAGTCTATGAATCCGCAAAAGTCATGAATGT CGACCCAGACAGCGTGTCTTTCTGCGTGCTGGCGACCGAGCAGTACGAGTGTGACATCGCCCTGCAGATCCACTTCACCCTCATCCAGGCCTTCTGCTTCGACAACGACATCAGCATCGTGCGGGTCAACGACACCCGGCGCCTGGCAGAGCTGCTGGGCAGCGAGGAGGCCGGCGAGCCCGCAGACGCGCACTGCGTCCTCATCACG AGCCCCGCCGAGAGCCCGAGCGGCGAGCCGGCCCTGGAGCAGCTGCGCTCCTTCTGCGCGGAGAGCCGGCGCCGCGGTGACTGGCTGCCCGCCGTGGCGCTGCCTGCTCGCTGA
- the creb3l3l gene encoding cAMP responsive element binding protein 3-like 3 like, giving the protein MSFSDDLGEMDSAELLGLLFQDGSDGVDQAFTDGADLMAEWGLADQDMLNDIETEEFLKSILGPLEEDTVPCQSLSPLGSDSGISEDNINCSSSTSSDGTPSPSPKFCEPISPPEFQIGVVVQTDHTYSLQHGLDASDTLLSVRTENPDTDVFIDLDDWDSECMVEEDTSENPVTLAIEDAPHPNKAGQFQFKEIVLTEEEKRILAKEGVSIPTQLPLTKSEERTLKRVRRKIRNKQSAQESRKKKKIYVDGLESRVAVCTAHNQELQKKVQHLQKQNISLIEQLRKLQSLMKHTTMKTTTTSTCIMVFVLSFCLIIFPSVNPFGRSVNQKEVYVTSGVLSRTLRSLPSIDSIAVEKQEPPGVAELETERVFMLSKVENSQSMLSGGQNHTPDFQKVDQAESESAVNSNSSSDFPSPEKPSITPASGQESHRGAAGTAGALDYKAPGPAVDNDKWIDQKTTSVIIQQHRSDEM; this is encoded by the exons ATGTCCTTTAGTGACGACCTGGGTGAGATGGACAGCGCAGAGCTGCTGGGGCTTCTCTTCCAGGATGGAAGCGATGGTGTCGACCAGGCCTTCACCGATGGGGCTGACCTCATGGCTGAGTGGGGCCTCGCTGACCAAGAT ATGCTGAATGACATTGAGACCGAGGAGTTCCTGAAGTCGATACTGGGCCCTTTGGAAGAGGACACTGTCCCCTGCCAGTCTCTGTCTCCGCTGGGCAGCGACAGTGGGATATCGGAGGACAACATCAACTGCAGCAGCTCCACCAGCAGCGACGGCACTCCTTCCCCCAGTCCCAAGTTCTGTGAACCCATCAGTCCTCCTGAGTTTCAGATAGGAGTGGTGGTCCAGACGGACCACACCTACTCCCTGCAGCATGGCCTGGACGCCTCGGACACCCTGCTGAGCGTGCGGACGGAGAACCCCGACACTGACGTCTTTATTGATCTAG ATGACTGGGACTCTGAGTGTATGGTCGAAGAGGACACCAGTGAGAACCCAGTGACTCTTGCAATAGAAGATGCTCCACATCCCAATAAAGCAGGCCAG TTCCAGTTCAAGGAAATCGTTCTCACGGAGGAAGAGAAGCGGATTCTTGCCAAGGAGGGTGTTTCAATACCAACCCAGTTGCCTCTTACAAAA TCAGAAGAAAGAACTCTGAAGAGAGTGAGGCGAAAGATCCGCAACAAGCAATCAGCACAGGAGAGCcgcaagaagaagaaaatatatgTGGATGGATTAGAGAGCAG AGTGGCAGTGTGCACGGCCCATAACCAAGAGCTGCAGAAGAAAGTGCAGCATCTGCAGAAGCAGAACAT ATCTCTGATCGAGCAGCTGAGGAAACTGCAGTCCCTGATGAAGCACACCACGATGAAGACCACCACCACGAGCACCTGCATCATG GTCTTCGTGCTGTCCTTCTGCCTGATTATCTTCCCCAGTGTCAATCCGTTCGGCCGCAGTGTCAATCAGAAGGAAGTTTATGTCACTTCAGGAG tgcTCTCAAGAACTCTGCGCTCGCTTCCCTCCATCGACTCGATCGCGGTGGAGAAGCAGGAGCCGCCCGGCGTCGCAGAACTCGAAACGGAGCGTGTCTTCATGCTATCCAAGGTGGAGAACAGCCAGTCCATGCTGTCCGGGGGTCAGAACCACACTCCGGACTTTCAGAAAGTGGATCAAGCCGAGTCGGAATCTGCCGTCAACAGTAACTCCTCCTCTGACTTCCCGTCACCGGAGAAGCCCAGCATCACCCCCGCCAGCGGCCAGGAGAGTCACCGGGGCGCCGCCGGCACCGCAGGGGCACTGGACTACAAGGCCCCCGGCCCGGCAGTGGATAACGACAAGTGGATTGACCAGAAGACCACTTCAGTCATAATACAGCAGCACCGCTCCGATGAAATGTAA
- the LOC136755033 gene encoding growth arrest and DNA damage-inducible protein GADD45 gamma, producing the protein MQSAGRALEEALLSALSEQRLTVGVYEAAKLMNDDPDSVSFCVLATEQYECDIALQIHFTLIQAFCFDNDISIVRVNDTRRLAELLGSEEAGEPADAHCVLITYPADSSWEDPALEKLQGFCEETRTFSQWVPAVTLPEG; encoded by the exons ATGCAGAGCGCCGGCAGAGCCCTGGAGGAGGCGCTGCTGTCCGCACTCTCCGAGCAGCGGCTGACCGTCGGGGTCTACGAGGCTGCCAAGCTGATGAATGA CGACCCAGACAGCGTGTCTTTCTGCGTGCTGGCGACCGAGCAGTACGAGTGTGACATCGCCCTGCAGATCCACTTCACCCTCATCCAGGCCTTCTGCTTCGACAACGACATCAGCATCGTGCGGGTCAACGACACCCGGCGCCTGGCAGAGCTGCTGGGCAGCGAGGAGGCCGGCGAGCCCGCAGACGCGCACTGCGTCCTCATCACG TACCCCGCAGACAGTTCGTGGGAGGACCCGGCTCTGGAGAAGCTGCAGGGCTTCTGTGAGGAGACCCGCACCTTCAGCCAGTGGGTGCCCGCCGTGACCCTGCCTGAAGGCTGA